A region of the Pelecanus crispus isolate bPelCri1 chromosome 1, bPelCri1.pri, whole genome shotgun sequence genome:
AATGAAGCTCTGCTAAGAGGCAACTCAGCCAACATGCAGATAAAGACGAAAAGAGTGTCCAGCTTTGCAAAAAACCACAGAGTTATTAAACAGTTATGATGAAATAAATCTCATGAGAAATCCCAGCAACGTCTAAGTCAAAGATTGCTTTAGAGGCAAAAGGACACACAAAATGAGTCAATTCACGCACTGGCAGCATGCAAGGTTGTACAGAAAGCAGTAATGTCATCGTCTGGCAAGTTGGAAACTGCATTCACCAGCTTGAACACGTTTGGATAGTGAATAGTTTTCAAGGCTATGTCACAAATCTGCAATGTGGATGGTGGATATTTCCACTTGACTCTGTAATGCAGCACCCTGTGGAGCAGCTGGTATTCGGAGAATGTTTCTACCTTCCTTGGGGGCTATTAGATTTCACTGGTATTTGCTGGCAACAGGGAAATGTTGCCAGAGGTATTTGGCTTCGAACCCAAGTCATGGAAGGGAGTGTTTCCCATGCGCTTCCTCAGCCGTGCCTCTGCCCTGACTCTGAGGCAGTCTTGCCGCCTTGCCCCTAGCCCAGGTCTCCCCCTGGCTCTGTCAGTCTGTTCCTTCTTGGCAGAGTTGTAAACAACCACAGGCAGCGACTCTTAACAAGCCTAGCGGGAAGCCTGGCCCAGATACACCACCAGTAGCACCCACCTCAGATTCTTGTTTCTATACACAAACAGCAACCAGATACATTCCATCCATTAATAGAAAATTCccacaaaacagagcaaaggTAACATTTCTGTGGGAGTGGCCAATGTAAAACATACAGGTGCATTACATATAATTCGAAGTCACCACTGGTTCTTTGCCACACGCAGCACAATTAGATTTCTCAATGGGAACAATGGTAACCACATGTCATGCTGttgcaaaatgaaggaaagcagcaatAAGAAAGGCTCTTTTGCATTTCTCATCAATAGGCAAAAACAACTAATGCATGTTCTGTTGCTTTCATACCTGGTTCGGTAGTTGCTGGCTAGTTTCTGTTGGTACAAGGGCTGAGAAAGGTGCTCTTCGTGAAGAGATGAAAATGCCAAGGCACATGATGTGGACCAACCACATCAAGCCATTACTGGTTTCATATTGTCTTTTTGAAAGAAGACCACCAGATTTTTCATAATTGATTAGTCAAGTATAAAACTGAATAATTAAAGCTCTGGGCTTACccacttttaaaagcaaaacaaatacaggCTGACATCCTTTCACTAGGATAGCTGCATTAGTCAGAAAAAATCaactatttttttattgccaCAAAtatcatattattattattataagtTTCAGCATATAGTAAGAAACAGATAAAGACTGTTTCTTTCCCATTCAGTGTAAGGTTTCCATGCTACTGAATGCCTCTGTGCATGCAATGTTGAAGgtattttccctttcagatGCTGCTGTCGGtgttcctggctctgctgggatTCACGGGAGGAGTGTATTGTGCAGTCATCTCCTCACTGGGGCTGATTGGGGGCCCTCTGTGCGACACGGGTGATGGAGAATACGTCTACCCCTTCAGGAATGACACTCTGGAGTGAGTATGACTTACAGGCTCCTCcaactttgctttctgtaatccccccccccccccccccccccatctttttATAGCAAATTTGAATTTTTCCAAAGTGAACTGACGGTCCACCTGGTCTACAAACAAATTCAAATTTCTCTGAGCCAGCATGTTCCAGCTGGTCATCTTTTTGACCAAGGATCATGTTTGGGCAAACTGCCTGAGTTTCTTTTGTTGCGCTTGTCAGCAGTCCCTTGTGCAAGTTGCATCctgctttcaaaatgctgctgGGCTGTGACTCCCACCGGAGTCAAAAGGAAGTGTTCGATAAGTATGCCACATTAATCTGTTAAATCATCATGAACTGAGTCTACTCTACctacttctgaaaagcaaagcaaaaatctttTCTAACTCTTTAAAGTTAACCTTGGCAACTATGATCTTCAAGCTGGAGCTAGAGATGACGGATGGACTGGTCTGAGATACCACAGCAGGAATGGAGAATATGgagacacattttaaaaccattaggGACCTTTCCCATTAGTTACTAGCACTGCCATAAACCAAAAGGGAGATTCTTGTGCATGGAACAAAGTACAGATATGGCTGTCTTCTCTAGTTATCAATTGCACCCCTGCAAAGGCAATTCTGGAGACAGTCACCAGCTTTGACCAATTATAGTAGAATCTGAGACTCACTTTGTGCAATCAAGTTCAGAAAATGTAATGCAGAACACAGAAAGCATtctcaaatttttattttctaatgcgTTGCCAATCATTTTTCTCTATCACAGAGGCAATTATTTGTTCAACCAGACAACATGGAGCATTTGCAGAGAACCTGAAAACATAATCCTTTGGAATATTGTCCTTTTCTCTATTCTCCTGGCCATTGGTGTGATTGAAGCTAttctttgttttattcaaaTCATCAGTGGACTTACTGGCTTCATATGTGGCACGTgtatgaggaaaagaaaggttgGTATGCAGTAAAAGATATCAGAGTGCTTTATGTTCTtaccacttttatttttcaggatcTGGGAATGGTACATGATCAGAGACATTTGCACAGCCCCTGAATGTGCTCTTCCAGGGAGCTGAGGCAGTACAGATGAATTTGTAAactgtctctctctccctcacaTTGTAGTCAGGGATAACACGGTCCTCAGATGCTTCATAACAGTGGGGCAGTGTGATGTATTGACATACTCAGTTGCATGGTTGTGTTCCCATTCAGGAAGCCTTTTTGATAAAGTTTAATGACCCCCCAGCATCAGTGAGAGACATGAGAGGCAGAGGTGGTTTTAGTTAGTCAACAGTagtaaaaatgacattttatacAATGGAAGAAAACCTCTTTCAAGTTTCATTTATCACCACTGCTTCcttttcattgtttattttcattgtacAAGATGCTTGCAGTAAGTCTGATATCCATCTGGATTATTAATTAATCATCTTTCATTCATTGCCTTTCAGGCAAATATTTCTGGAATGTGAATGATCTACAGGGAATGCCAGGACAAGCCCCGAGCTGCCGATTCACATACAATAAGGATAGTGCACTGTGCTGTATTTATGGGGATATGATGAAGAAAGCCCAAAATGTTCAGGAGTTTCATGaggcaaaatgattttttttttaaagaagccaGGGTGGAAAAAGACTAGATCGTTTAGATCTGAGACTCCAAATTTTCGTCTCTCTAAATATTCCTGCTATATCTCAGGTACTGGCAAAACCACTAATCTGTCTGGTCCTGACTGCCATACTT
Encoded here:
- the LOC104029407 gene encoding transmembrane 4 L6 family member 1; amino-acid sequence: MCTRNCSKCIGITLFPLAACAIVSNILLYFPNGRVLQLSEITDLVWFFHGILGAGILVILPASMILGAGGAGCCANRCGVSPWLCQSVPSWQSCKQPQAATLNKPSGKPGPDTPPVAPTSDSCFYTQTATRYIPSINRKFPQNRAKMLLSVFLALLGFTGGVYCAVISSLGLIGGPLCDTGDGEYVYPFRNDTLEGNYLFNQTTWSICREPENIILWNIVLFSILLAIGVIEAILCFIQIISGLTGFICGTCMRKRKVGMQ